A region of the Ranitomeya imitator isolate aRanImi1 chromosome 10, aRanImi1.pri, whole genome shotgun sequence genome:
tggtgggatttaaacccaggatcccagcgctacaaagcaacagtgctaaccaatgagccgcCATGCTGCCACAAAAACAAAAGTAAACATAGAAAATCATCACTTACCTCCACATTATAATAGCCATCAATTCTATCCTGTCTGCTCTCCAATAACTCTGTGGATGGATCATGagagatattaaaaaaaaacatatttttaagcATCCATTTATTTTCCTTTATAAATTATTAAAGTTGAATGAATCAATTTGAGGCAAATCAAATGTGATGTTTTATGGATTTCCAAATATAGTATTGCAACTATCACATAATTTAGTATAGCAAACCAATCAGGAGATATTATAATAGCCTGTATAAAAGTAGAGGCAGGGAAGGCAGCAGCAATGTTGTGGTGAATCTTCATATAGATAGTGTGTGTGTATGATAGCACAGCAGTGACGAATAGTTACTATCCGATTATCCGCAGCCATATACAGTACCCTATTCAACTTTTGAAATTAGAACaacaaggaaaagtcatggaactgCATAAATCACAGGATGAATCCATCTTGTGATttgcataattccatgacttttcctgttACTGATTTTCAAATAACGGAATAATGGTAGCAAAATTTTAAAAACCTCCCAAACCTATCTGTTTATTTAGTGTGAAGTATGAGCACCTCTTGAATAATTCCGCACCCTTACAGCCTTggttgctatcaatgaggttattaatggctgTTTGAAGAAAGTTCTGCCGCACTGAATGCACTTGGTTaagtcatcaagatccgctgctggcagttgATCTATAATCACCGACCAATGTCATCCCCGATGAGAAGTCTGGAGGTGCTGTAGCCATGGGAGCACATTTAGGTAAGGCAGGCTGTTCACAGTAGCATGTGAAACAAGCAGCCTGACGTTCTTCTGTTGAAAAATGTAGCATGGTTCCAGAGAAGTGGACTATGCTAATTTGTATGGTCTTTATTAAAGGGGTATTGCATTTAATTTTTTCTTGTTCATTCCTTTATTAAATGTGCcctattttttttcttaccatttCTCCTCTTTCCCGACAATCCCGAAAATAATTACTAGAGCTCCCAAGATTATTGCAAAGGCATGTCCAAGCGTAAATCTATAATTTACGAATTCtagaaataaaaacaaacaaaacaaataacAATTCTACTGCTATTAATAATAGTAATATTCAGAATAATTACAGAGGAGTGAATTGATACACACGAAAAGCtaatttttgcaaaattttccaactttttacCCAACAAATTCGAATATCTTGCAATTTGCTTCATGTGAATTAACTAAAATGACAGCCGACATTTTACGCAAAGCAAAAGACTGCATGAGCCAGAGGCAACTTATATAACTTCACAACCCAGACTTCGCCCATAATGTCTCGCAGCTATTGTATCATATATTATAGGAAAGCTAATCATGCGGTACTAtcacagcctgtataaaagcaaaggcagggaatgcagcagccatcttGTGTTGAATTTGCATAGTGAGAAGAAGCCACATCTCACAGCTTAGCATTTGAAATGAAGTGTCTTGTTCATGTTAATGTTCCCAAGGTTTTATGATGATTAGATTCAGAAGAGCCAAAGGGAAAGGGAACATTGATTAGGTCTTGAAGCCATAATACAGATATTAAAAGGCCATCATATTTCAGCCATCTGTAACCAGAATAAAGCTAATAAATAATCCACTAAAGCTTTGCAagggtgaaattgttggaaaagtaAGAGGTGATTTTTTATATACTTGAGAGAAATAAGTCCAGCTCTGTATGTccataaaatccattttctttaaTCCATAGCTTCAAATAACATTAAAACAATTAATTCATAGTCCagacattaaaatcatacgcgtttcaacgcaaGAACGTGCGCCTTAATCATTGGCCAATGATTTTTATATACTTTCGATAACCGAACTCAGAAAAAATATCGAAAAAAATTCCATCAGgtacagtttttttcacaaatactgaCTCCATAGGCTTTTTTATTGTACCATACTTTGACCCTTTTGCACGTcctttggtggatgattttggtgTCATTAGATTGGTTAAAAATTAATGGACGTTGTGCTGCGATTGGCTGCTTTGGAAGAGAATATTTTCTCAACCCGGCTTCCCGTTTGGACTACTCTCCTGAAAGCTTTGGTGCTGTTAGCAAAGAGCCAGGAGAAATATTTAATCAGGAGATGGACCTTCATTACCAAGGTAGATGGAATGTGAACACgatgcttcacagagaagatccGCAGGCCTTCTCCAAGAGAAAAGGTATCAAGAGAAGCTTTGAGGAGAAAAGGAAAAATCACAAGAACTAATTTCCAATACAGTTGCAGAATGAATgttcaataatttttttttatatatataatatgtacatttttggctatgataaagatttttcttgttcatcTCGTTTGTATGTAATTTCACGTTCATTTTCGGCAAAATCCGAACTTGATGGGTAAAAATACAAGATAAGAATAAGTCATTGAATTAAAAGAAAAAATCATAAATTTGCATACCTGTGTTATTATCCAATTTCTTTATACCATTACCTGCCGTCACATTCACATACACATAGGCAGCAGCAGTGCGGACAGTCACCGGGTTCCTCAAAACACATGTGTACAGTCCTTCATCCTCAGGTGCAGCATTACTAATATCATATCTGCTTGACGTTTCCGCTAATACGGCGCCATTGCGTTTCCACTGGTATTTCGGAGATGGGGAAGAATCAGCAGAACATGTCAATGTAATGGAAGAACCAGGACTCACATTTAATGTGCTCTCTATTTGTGCCTTATCGGGGCCATCTGCAAAACAAAAAAGTAGCTGCAATAAGGGAAACAGCCCATAGACATGAAACCATTTTTACCaaacgctaatgattccagcaccaTTTTCCTCCATTGACATCTCAGATGGCGAacaatcagtgtttttttttaaattgaatctGATTCTTTACTCATTTCCTACCTCTAGTGATTGTaatgttttatttttgtattatttttttaagaAACTTTCAACTAATAAAGTTTGCAAAGTCATTAGACCATCATATATATAATAGCAGATTAATCAGAATGCCATCAAAGGCACAAAATGGGAGTGATGATCACACCAGTGCAACCTTATTACTCACAGGCCACAGTCACTATATACAGATCACTGGTACTGCTACTGATACCGTTCCCCGCTTCACACCGGTATTCTCCTGCGTCTCCTCGTTTTACACTGGAGATGTTGAGAGTCTTGCTATCTCCAGATAATTTGGCTCCATTCCTGGTCCATGTTAtctttgcagcagctgaggtgtcacAGTTTAGGTTGAGTTGGTCAGTTTCTTTGGGTTGGGTGATGGATGCTGTAATTTGGGGCTTAGTGACTGGCTctgtaaatggaaaaaaaacataGGGGGCGTATAACAGATATCAAAATtcttatttagaaaaaaaataatacctTTGTAAAAGCTAAGTttgaagaggacctttcaccaaatttttcatgttgaactggatacATGATATAATAGTGGCAAAAGAGCAGAATAaaaagtttttagttttttttagttTGCCTTTCAATTGCAGACAAATTGGCAAATTTGGCACTCAATGACTTAAAGTTTGAGTTCAAGTTGTGATAAGATATAGGTTTTCACTGGGGTATATTCCTGTATGAGTTGTTCAATGATAAGTAGGTAGCAACTTGACAAAAAAAGAACACACTTAGGTTTCTTAGTGTTAGAGATGTAATGATACagttctgatctcctggtctaacctcctgaatAATTAGAAAGTGCTGGGAGATTAGAGTGCAGATGAATCACATCTTTGAGATAAGGTCACTCTAAAGATAGCACAGCTAAGTTTagttgtgtcacattacaaacccttctatcagctctcctcctTTCCTAGCACCGTCAGCACTGCTGTACTGCCCTTTCCCTTACACTGACTCTCCAGATCTGTATCAGTAATAACACTTATGTCTCTTGTGCTCAAAAGTTGCTTGAACACAACAGACATTAGTGTGACTCCTCTCTGGACAGGCAGTGCAGGAAGAGGGGTATTACAGGAAGCTGAGAGTACTATGAGACGTGAAAAGCTGATAGAAggttttgtaatgtgacacagctaaacccaGCTGTACTTCCTAATCACGAAGAAGGTTAGACCAGAAAATCAGAGCTGCATTATTATATCTCACGCTGTGAAACCTAAGCTATGGTTGGGGCATGTTATGTTTCTGCTATGTTGCTACCTGCTTATGGTAAAGGTAAAGTCCATACAGgtggaagaagtacacaccccagtCTAAACTTTGATAACACCAACTTGGATTTAAAAAAGCTAACTCATTAGGTGTTAAATAGTTTTATTGCTAATATGTCTTCTtcagggagaagaaaaaaaaatgttttattctgctatgcagccaattttacattgtgcCTAGTTCAACATGCAAAATTTGGTAAAGTAACATTTTTTAAAATTCTATAAAAATTCTAATTTTTAAATCTGGTTCTCTGGTCAGGAAGCTCACTGTCACTACTGCCCACTTTTATCTGTTCAAAGGTTACGTTGATGGTATGTATGGGCAAATAAAACAATTATCAAAAAAAATCTGGAAATTAATTAAGACGACACCTCGATAACTTTAAAACTTTGGAGGGGTTGTCTGTGAGTACACGGAACGTCCATGGAGCTACTATGTAGGTTTTTACCTTTTTCGGTCTCAAAGGGCTCTAAAAGGTCCAAAGTTCCAATATTGAAGATAATAGTAGACATTAATTGTGGGTGTCATACTGACCATGGCACACACGTGCAAGAGCCAGCTATTATGATGGTCTACTACAGTGTCCAAGAATTAGAAAATAAACTCACCATAGACAGTCAGGATCACCTGTAGCTTTTCTGATAAATTCACTCCCCGTAATCTCACTATATAATTTCCAACATCTGTGATTTGAAGATTATTGATCTGTAATGATCCATTATCGAAAGCTATGAACCTGTCATTGTACAAAGGTCCAAACCTTAATGGCCTTTTGGCACTGTTAATATGTTTCAGGATTTCATACTCATCATTTTTATTTGGTCCTTTATACCAGTTGTACCTATGAAGTTTCTCAGTAATCCCAGTAACGCTCAGGGTGACAGATCCATTAATAACCGGAT
Encoded here:
- the LOC138651189 gene encoding carcinoembryonic antigen-related cell adhesion molecule 16-like: MRGLVMTVLLVFMMDVTSGQISIRPIPLYPVINGSVTLSVTGITEKLHRYNWYKGPNKNDEYEILKHINSAKRPLRFGPLYNDRFIAFDNGSLQINNLQITDVGNYIVRLRGVNLSEKLQVILTVYEPVTKPQITASITQPKETDQLNLNCDTSAAAKITWTRNGAKLSGDSKTLNISSVKRGDAGEYRCEAGNGISSSTSDLYIVTVAYGPDKAQIESTLNVSPGSSITLTCSADSSPSPKYQWKRNGAVLAETSSRYDISNAAPEDEGLYTCVLRNPVTVRTAAAYVYVNVTAGNGIKKLDNNTEFVNYRFTLGHAFAIILGALVIIFGIVGKEEK